One Deltaproteobacteria bacterium genomic window, CAGCCGCGCCCCGCTGAAGCTCAGGCGCGCGACCCAGCGGTGTTCGGGCTGCCCGGGAAGCGACATCTCCGGGGTGCCGAACCGGCTCCGGCAGAACGTGTACGCCGTCCGCAGCGCGAGCCCCGCGCCGGGCGCGAGCTCCACCGCGCTCTCCAGCCCCTGCGAGGTGACCCCTCCGTAGTTGTCCGGCCGCACGAGGAAGCTGCTCACCGGCGCGAAGAGGATCACGTTCTTCAGGTAGCGGCGGAAGTACGCCGCCTCGAACGCGAGCCACGGTCCACGCCACCTGAGGCCCAGATCGCCGCCCAGCGCGTCCTCGGGACGCAGCTCCGGGTTTCCGCCAAAGCCGTCCACCCGGATGAACATCTCCTGGAAGGTCGGGTGCCGGAAGCTCCGCCCGAGGTTGCCGAGAAACTCGACCCCGGCGAGCCACCGGTGCGCGGAGCTGCGAAAGGGCCGCAGCGCCACTCCGAGCCGCGGCACCACCACGGTCTCGAAGGCGCTCGCCGCGGCCACGCGCGCCATCGGCGCGAAGACCACGCGCCGGCCCCAGAGCTCGAGCTGGCTGCCCACCCGGGCGTCGAAGGAGAGCCGCTCGGAGCTCGCGACCGTCTGCGTGTCGCGGTAGAGGTCTCCGCGTAGCTCGAGCCCGCCCTCGACGCGACCCACTCCCGGCAGCGGCACGGCGAGCTCGAGGCCCGCCCCCACCGCGTGGCTATCGGCCTGCGCCACCACCGGCGGCGCCGAGGTCTCGTCGAAGGCGAAGCGCCCGTAGCGGTGGTGCGCCGAGAGCGAGAGCACCCCCCCGGGCAGAAAGACGCCGTGACGCGCCCCGCGCACGAGCGACAGGTTCCGGAGCTCGAACTGCCGCGCCGTCGGACTCGGCCGCTGGCTCATCCCGGGCGCCCCGCGCGCGCTCACCGAGAAGGTGTCGAGCACGCCGAGCATCCACCTGTCGCCGAGCGGATGATCCACCTTCGCGAGCACCTCCCCCTGGCGCCCGTCGTTGTTCTCCCGCACGCGCGCCACACCGTTGTCGTCGCGAAAGGGGAAGGTCCCGTCGAGGTCGCGGTAACTCCCGCTCACGAGGTAGCGGAGCTCCCCACGCGCTCCGCCGTGCGAGCCTCGAAGCTGCACCGAGCGATAGGAGCCGTACCCGGCCGCCAGGCTGGTGCGCCCTCGACGACGGAGCTGCGGGGTCGAGAGCAAGAGCGCCCCGCCGAGCGCGTCGCTGCCGAAGCGCGCGGACCCCGCCGAGCGACGGACCTCGGCGCGCTCGAGGTGCGCGGGGTCGAAGAGCGAGAGGTCCACGCCGCCCATCCCCGCGGCGTTCAGCCGCACCCCGTCCAGGTAGACCGCCACCTGGTGCGGCTCCGCTCCGCGCAGCGAGAGCAGTCTCCGCCCGCCGGGGCCCTGGTCACGCACGCGCAGCCCCGGAACCTCCTCGAGGAGATCACCGAGGTCGCGCCCCGGTAGCGGGTCGCGCAGCTCGAGCACGGTGGAGAAGCCCGAGAGGTCGTCGGCCGGAACGCTCCGTCGCACCCGGGGGCCGTTCACCCGCGTCTCGTACGCCGCGGGCTCCCCGCGCGCCGCACACGGCACGCAGAGGAGCACCGCCGCCGCGGCGCGAGCGATCCACCCCCGGGGCACCTACTTCTTCTCGATGATCGCAAGCTCGGGCTTCTGCACGTCTCCCATGAGGACCGCGAAACGCGAACCATCTCCCACGATGCGAGTCACCTCCACGCCTCCGCCCACGTCGATCACCGGAATGAGCCCCGCGCCCCCCGAGACCTTGTCGCCGCTCACCTGGACCGTCACGCCCTTGACCCCGCTGAACTTGAAGTTCTGGTCCACCTCCACCACGAGCAGGCGGTCCCCCACCATCGTCACATCGGAGGCGTTCCCCAGATAGACGGAGTCCGCGTCGGCCGAGAAGGAGAGCGACTTGCCCGCCGCAGCCGCGGCCTTCAGCTCGGCCGTGCTGAACCCGCGAAAGGCGTACTTGTGCGAGGTCAGGTCGAAGGCGCTGACCACGACCACATCCTTGCCGGAGGCCAGGTACCCGCTGACGCTGCCCAGGTCCTTGACCAGAAGCTGCGGCGTCTTTCCCCCCTGCGCCGGCACGGCGTAGACCGCGTTGCCGGTGCCCACCCCCGCCACGCCGAGGCCCGCCACGAGCAGCGTGTCGGCGTCGAGCCACACCGCGTCGAAGTTCCCGTTGGCCTTGTCCACCACCGTCGGGGTCTGACCCGCCTTGCCGAGGTAAAGCGCGCCGGCGAAGGTCTTCTCCTCGGTGTAGCCCACCGCCACGACCCCGCTCGTCGAGACGGGGACGAACCAGCTCGCGAAGCGCTTCGCGGTCCCGGTCGGCGTGAAGGAGAAGACCACGCTCGGCGTGCCGGGCTTGAGGCTCCCGTCGAGCGTCGCGGCGCGGACCTCGAACTCGTCCTTGCCGAGCGACTTCGGTCCGAAGGTGTAGAGGACCTGACCGGCCAGACCGACCCCCTCCACCTGGGCGACGGTCGTGCGACTCTTCGTGCAGTACTCCGCCGCGAGCCGCAGGGGGCTCAACGCGCACGGATCC contains:
- a CDS encoding TonB-dependent receptor; this translates as MPRGWIARAAAAVLLCVPCAARGEPAAYETRVNGPRVRRSVPADDLSGFSTVLELRDPLPGRDLGDLLEEVPGLRVRDQGPGGRRLLSLRGAEPHQVAVYLDGVRLNAAGMGGVDLSLFDPAHLERAEVRRSAGSARFGSDALGGALLLSTPQLRRRGRTSLAAGYGSYRSVQLRGSHGGARGELRYLVSGSYRDLDGTFPFRDDNGVARVRENNDGRQGEVLAKVDHPLGDRWMLGVLDTFSVSARGAPGMSQRPSPTARQFELRNLSLVRGARHGVFLPGGVLSLSAHHRYGRFAFDETSAPPVVAQADSHAVGAGLELAVPLPGVGRVEGGLELRGDLYRDTQTVASSERLSFDARVGSQLELWGRRVVFAPMARVAAASAFETVVVPRLGVALRPFRSSAHRWLAGVEFLGNLGRSFRHPTFQEMFIRVDGFGGNPELRPEDALGGDLGLRWRGPWLAFEAAYFRRYLKNVILFAPVSSFLVRPDNYGGVTSQGLESAVELAPGAGLALRTAYTFCRSRFGTPEMSLPGQPEHRWVARLSFSGARLRRWLHARGRARHLEGLKLWGGATVESGMVLARFDSQPEEGRVILSAGGAYTYRFLTFAAEGQNLLDKRDAVDAVGFPLAPARLFVSLAASF